One Spirochaeta africana DSM 8902 genomic window carries:
- a CDS encoding segregation and condensation protein A, with product MEAHEAESLHRFRLRDFEGPLDLLLFLIKKNEVNIYDIPVAEITEQYLQFLDLATRIDLDNITEFYVLAATLLYIKSRMLLPIEDDLEEEFEDPRRELVERLIEYQKFKKLSRIMSQQEQENEWSIERKRRQPALPFDKQEDMWEPLDVWELLQTFTSVISNLTPERILDLYEEVSINEKITLIGELLESRDEFLFTDLIVRRASVMEVVCAFLAVLESVKSRRIAIYQNRMFGDIQIRKQNRSLTDTEEGSGDQESQDTEG from the coding sequence ATGGAAGCACACGAAGCGGAATCACTGCATCGTTTCCGGCTAAGGGATTTTGAAGGACCGCTGGACCTCCTGCTGTTTCTCATTAAAAAGAACGAAGTGAATATCTATGATATTCCGGTTGCAGAAATAACCGAGCAGTACCTGCAGTTTCTTGACCTGGCCACCCGAATCGATCTGGACAACATAACGGAATTCTATGTTCTGGCAGCAACCCTGCTGTACATCAAATCGCGCATGCTGCTTCCAATCGAGGACGATCTTGAAGAAGAGTTCGAGGATCCCCGCCGGGAGCTGGTGGAGCGCCTGATCGAGTATCAGAAATTCAAGAAGCTGTCCCGTATAATGAGCCAGCAGGAACAGGAAAACGAGTGGTCAATTGAGCGCAAACGGCGTCAGCCGGCATTGCCGTTTGACAAGCAGGAAGACATGTGGGAGCCCCTGGATGTCTGGGAACTGCTGCAGACATTCACCTCGGTTATTTCCAATCTTACGCCTGAACGTATTCTGGATCTGTACGAAGAGGTTTCGATCAACGAGAAGATCACCCTGATTGGGGAACTGCTGGAAAGCCGTGACGAGTTTCTGTTTACCGACCTGATTGTACGGCGTGCCTCGGTGATGGAGGTTGTCTGTGCCTTCCTTGCGGTGCTGGAGTCGGTTAAATCCCGTCGCATTGCGATCTATCAGAACCGGATGTTCGGCGATATTCAGATACGCAAACAAAACAGATCACTGACCGATACCGAAGAGGGATCGGGTGATCAGGAGAGTCAGGATACGGAGGGATGA
- the folK gene encoding 2-amino-4-hydroxy-6-hydroxymethyldihydropteridine diphosphokinase has protein sequence MTNCSDASDPESRVQVACSVGGNLPGTWQAFGWLSRALPSHFMDLRCSQVYRTAPQGYSDQPDFLNWAFVGWSRLGVQQLLRQLLQLEQQAGRIRKMPNGPRILDIDLLLYGSEKVYTPEVTVPHPRMHLRAFALVPLLELWPAAQDPRTGTPVAEYLANLAGQGIYSLGIYPYNRETHGSTRSGITASFPAKGF, from the coding sequence ATGACGAACTGTTCTGACGCCAGTGATCCGGAGAGCCGGGTGCAGGTGGCCTGCAGTGTCGGCGGCAATCTGCCGGGCACCTGGCAGGCATTCGGCTGGCTCAGCAGGGCACTCCCGTCGCACTTTATGGATCTGCGTTGTTCTCAGGTCTATCGGACTGCCCCGCAGGGATACAGCGACCAACCGGATTTTCTGAACTGGGCCTTTGTTGGCTGGAGCAGGCTCGGGGTGCAGCAGCTGCTTCGGCAGTTGCTGCAGCTGGAACAGCAGGCCGGGCGGATACGGAAGATGCCCAATGGCCCGCGTATCCTGGATATCGATCTGCTGCTGTACGGGTCGGAAAAAGTTTACACCCCGGAGGTGACCGTGCCCCATCCACGGATGCATCTGCGCGCATTTGCATTGGTGCCGCTGCTGGAGCTGTGGCCGGCCGCACAGGACCCCCGTACCGGTACCCCTGTGGCTGAATATCTTGCAAATCTTGCCGGGCAGGGTATTTACTCCCTCGGTATCTACCCGTATAATCGGGAGACCCATGGAAGCACACGAAGCGGAATCACTGCATCGTTTCCGGCTAAGGGATTTTGA
- the recA gene encoding recombinase RecA produces the protein MAKREKTTIDGSQFSSEEKNKALEAARLQIEKQYGKGALMQLNDENRNIQIGSIGSGSILLDEALGIGGYPKGRVVEVYGPESSGKTTLALHAIAEAQRAGGIAAFIDAEHALDPVYAKNLGVNTEELWVSQPDNGEQALEIAESLVRSGAVDLIVIDSVAALTPQAEIEGEMGDSHVGLQARLMSQALRKLTGSINRSGTCIIFINQIRMKIGVMFGNPETTTGGKALKFYSSVRLEVRRIETISKGADDAIGNKVRVKVVKNKVAPPFRKCEMEIMFGKGISASGSLLDGAVKYDIIKKAGSWYSYGEDRIGQGRENAKEYLESNPDLYAEIDAKLREVIFPKPSDAIKDAETDKDTTAKSGLKDKAAAQTAESPLEVSDDELF, from the coding sequence ATGGCTAAGCGGGAAAAGACTACCATAGACGGATCACAGTTTTCCTCTGAGGAGAAGAACAAGGCTCTGGAAGCCGCCCGACTGCAGATAGAAAAGCAGTACGGCAAGGGTGCCTTGATGCAGCTGAACGACGAGAATCGCAACATCCAGATCGGCAGTATCGGCAGCGGTTCCATCCTCCTGGACGAGGCGCTTGGCATCGGTGGCTATCCCAAGGGGCGGGTTGTCGAGGTCTACGGCCCCGAATCATCAGGCAAAACGACCCTGGCGCTGCATGCCATAGCCGAGGCTCAGCGGGCAGGCGGCATTGCAGCGTTTATTGACGCTGAACATGCCCTGGATCCGGTGTATGCCAAGAATCTCGGGGTCAATACCGAGGAGCTGTGGGTATCTCAGCCGGACAACGGTGAACAGGCACTGGAAATCGCCGAGTCGCTGGTTCGATCCGGTGCGGTTGACCTGATCGTTATTGACTCGGTGGCGGCGCTTACCCCGCAGGCAGAGATAGAAGGGGAGATGGGTGACAGCCATGTCGGTCTGCAGGCGCGTTTGATGAGCCAGGCGCTGCGAAAGCTTACCGGATCAATCAATCGCTCCGGGACATGCATTATCTTTATCAACCAGATCCGTATGAAGATCGGGGTAATGTTCGGCAATCCCGAAACCACCACCGGCGGTAAGGCCCTCAAGTTCTACAGTTCGGTGCGCCTCGAGGTTCGCCGCATCGAAACCATCTCGAAGGGCGCTGATGATGCTATCGGGAACAAGGTTCGGGTCAAGGTTGTCAAGAACAAGGTGGCACCCCCATTTCGCAAATGCGAGATGGAGATCATGTTTGGCAAGGGCATTTCGGCCTCGGGCAGTCTGCTCGATGGCGCCGTCAAGTACGATATCATCAAGAAAGCAGGCAGCTGGTACTCCTATGGGGAGGACAGAATAGGTCAGGGGCGGGAAAATGCCAAGGAATACCTTGAGTCCAATCCAGATCTCTATGCAGAAATCGATGCCAAGCTGCGTGAGGTCATCTTCCCGAAACCCTCGGATGCCATAAAGGATGCGGAAACCGACAAAGATACAACGGCAAAATCCGGCCTGAAAGACAAGGCTGCTGCCCAGACAGCCGAATCACCGCTCGAAGTGAGTGATGACGAACTGTTCTGA
- a CDS encoding ribose-phosphate diphosphokinase: MRGDLMIVATRSMQDYAERVCHQLETFPDFYAHGHNRNFRGKLKALKFADGEMEVEVHTSLRGKDVFLFGTSGRNADGISTDEAKMELYHAVDALKRSQAGRITLLEPYCSSSRSDRTTRRNSVGFFMHYKTLVSLGVDHIITYQLHSDKSKTAVDPSVCSIDDVPTIVLLKEYISDQFIKTTDILKNHVRKNWIFCSVDAGGESVARKYAQAFGTPLMIAHKQRNYSKANTVESINLLSDTEIAGKEVWIVDDMIDTGGSIYTLIKEMRKRQVGKVNIAIIHPVFSDPAIERLTELHEEGLLDKLVVVDTVQCQDSLRVRMPFLHVVSSARLSAEIIMRLHEEKSLSPFFDPFDAWNYLSSLKLLF, translated from the coding sequence ATGCGCGGAGATTTGATGATTGTCGCTACCCGGTCTATGCAGGATTACGCTGAGCGCGTATGTCACCAACTTGAAACCTTTCCGGATTTCTATGCTCACGGACATAACCGGAACTTTCGCGGTAAATTGAAGGCGTTAAAATTCGCCGATGGGGAGATGGAGGTTGAGGTTCACACCTCACTGCGGGGCAAGGATGTATTTCTGTTTGGCACATCCGGTCGTAATGCCGACGGGATCAGTACCGACGAGGCAAAGATGGAGCTGTACCATGCTGTCGATGCCCTGAAGCGATCACAGGCTGGTCGTATCACCCTGTTAGAGCCGTACTGCAGCTCATCACGCTCCGACCGTACCACTCGGCGTAACTCGGTCGGTTTTTTTATGCACTACAAGACCCTCGTCAGCCTGGGGGTGGATCACATAATTACCTATCAGCTGCACTCAGACAAATCCAAAACTGCAGTTGATCCCTCGGTATGTTCGATTGACGATGTCCCGACAATCGTGCTGCTCAAGGAATATATCTCCGACCAGTTTATTAAAACTACGGATATACTGAAAAATCATGTTCGCAAGAACTGGATTTTCTGTTCGGTAGATGCCGGCGGTGAGAGCGTGGCGCGTAAATACGCCCAGGCCTTCGGTACCCCGCTGATGATTGCGCACAAACAGCGCAACTACAGCAAAGCCAATACCGTGGAATCGATCAACCTCCTCTCGGACACCGAGATCGCCGGCAAGGAGGTCTGGATTGTCGATGACATGATTGATACCGGTGGTTCGATCTACACGCTTATCAAGGAGATGCGTAAGCGTCAGGTTGGCAAGGTAAACATCGCTATCATTCACCCGGTTTTTTCAGATCCGGCTATCGAACGCCTGACCGAACTGCATGAAGAGGGTCTGCTGGACAAACTGGTGGTGGTAGACACCGTGCAGTGCCAGGACAGCCTGCGGGTCCGCATGCCTTTCCTGCATGTGGTATCCTCCGCTCGGTTATCAGCAGAGATTATTATGCGACTGCATGAGGAAAAATCGCTGTCTCCATTCTTTGATCCCTTTGATGCCTGGAACTACCTGTCCTCGCTCAAGCTGTTGTTCTAA
- the dtd gene encoding D-aminoacyl-tRNA deacylase: MRAVLQRVSSAAVRVEGAVVGSIQQGILAYIGIAQDDTEADVARIVDKIIHVRIFSDEDGRMNRSLCDVQGSVLAVSQFTLYGDARKGRRPSYHQAADEQHARQLFDDLCRELRERGIHTETGIFQAYMQVQSGNDGPVTILLDSSRAF; this comes from the coding sequence ATGCGAGCAGTTCTTCAACGAGTATCCTCTGCCGCAGTCAGGGTGGAGGGTGCCGTGGTTGGCAGTATTCAGCAGGGCATCCTGGCATATATCGGTATCGCACAGGATGACACCGAAGCCGATGTTGCGCGCATAGTCGATAAAATCATACATGTTCGGATCTTTTCTGATGAGGACGGACGGATGAATCGTTCTTTATGTGATGTGCAGGGTTCAGTCCTGGCCGTCTCACAGTTCACGTTGTACGGCGATGCCCGCAAGGGACGGCGGCCCAGCTATCACCAGGCTGCCGATGAGCAGCATGCTCGTCAGCTTTTTGATGATCTGTGTCGAGAGCTGCGCGAGCGTGGTATACATACCGAGACCGGGATTTTCCAGGCGTATATGCAGGTGCAAAGCGGTAATGATGGCCCGGTAACCATCCTGCTGGACAGCAGCCGGGCCTTCTGA
- a CDS encoding tetratricopeptide repeat protein: MKSSTLRSARSQLRRRKYGKLISQLEPQVFMFRDSAEYYHLLSAACFFTGDYGGCASYAKRALDLDPDNNATRNYLAAVYLRRRESDKAIQQWLAVLDREVNNRYAKRGLQFIRTLTTIDELNERVTPRQLQRLVPQPVRLPWRVPLAVAAVVVTAAVIWQFAGSVELSLPFGSVQPRDGVEVIAFPQGQPLTSLEGDFQYVLSEREIQDILDRIRTYFNTNQDNLVRREVNRILLSTATSPVKERVRILQSSLVSPDFTNLDTSFSYQDVHQNLALYRNTYVRWKGRPTNIVQTEDGVQFTLLVGYHTGQVLEGSVPVEVPFAARVRSDMGIELIGRVVPIDAEEHPSGSPFYLKATTVRMFSLE; the protein is encoded by the coding sequence ATGAAGTCCAGCACCCTTCGTTCTGCTCGTTCACAGCTCCGACGCCGTAAGTATGGCAAGCTTATCAGCCAGCTTGAACCTCAGGTATTCATGTTTCGCGACAGTGCCGAGTACTATCACCTGCTGTCTGCAGCCTGTTTTTTTACCGGGGACTATGGCGGCTGTGCCTCCTATGCCAAGCGGGCTCTTGATCTGGATCCGGATAACAATGCCACACGCAACTACCTGGCTGCGGTGTATCTGCGCCGCAGAGAAAGCGACAAGGCGATTCAGCAATGGCTGGCAGTGCTGGACCGGGAAGTAAACAATCGTTACGCCAAACGCGGACTGCAGTTTATCCGCACCCTTACCACCATAGATGAGCTTAACGAACGGGTAACCCCCCGGCAGCTGCAGCGACTGGTGCCGCAGCCGGTGCGTCTGCCCTGGCGTGTTCCCCTGGCTGTTGCGGCGGTGGTGGTGACGGCTGCGGTTATCTGGCAGTTTGCCGGTTCGGTCGAGCTGTCACTGCCGTTCGGTTCTGTCCAGCCTCGCGACGGGGTGGAGGTGATTGCGTTCCCCCAGGGACAGCCGCTTACCTCGCTGGAGGGCGATTTCCAGTATGTCCTCAGTGAACGGGAAATACAGGATATTCTTGACCGGATTCGAACCTATTTTAATACCAACCAGGATAACCTGGTTCGCAGAGAGGTAAACCGGATCCTGTTGTCAACCGCGACGAGTCCGGTAAAGGAGCGGGTACGCATCCTGCAGTCATCGCTTGTTTCTCCGGATTTTACCAATCTAGATACCTCGTTCAGCTATCAGGATGTTCATCAGAACCTGGCCCTGTATCGCAATACCTATGTTCGCTGGAAGGGGCGGCCTACCAATATCGTACAGACCGAGGATGGCGTACAGTTTACGCTCCTGGTAGGGTACCACACCGGGCAGGTGCTGGAGGGTTCGGTGCCGGTGGAGGTCCCCTTCGCCGCACGGGTTCGCAGTGATATGGGTATCGAGCTGATCGGGCGGGTGGTGCCGATCGATGCCGAAGAGCATCCGAGCGGGAGTCCGTTCTACCTGAAGGCAACTACGGTACGAATGTTCAGTCTGGAATAA
- a CDS encoding tetratricopeptide repeat protein, with product MKHNPALRGLVAVLLLFAVSGGVTARTAADDLVHDGIASFRDSRFEIAADFFRQVTESDEFSSRHPEGYFWLAKTYMALGSLDSAASHLEYYIHSFPRHPMQAEAHYQRGRLFYLQAEYQQAVQAFEDFLSDYPDSDFAANAVYWTGEALFSLGRFDEARDMFAIVVTEYPTSFRLEAARYRLSILDLQDREETLLELLRISHQELLYTIQDHQRREREFAETLREYRMRLQSGAPEDIRAEMVNYQQTVEELERENRELRRTIDQLQDARQEQ from the coding sequence GTGAAACATAATCCAGCTCTGCGAGGCCTGGTGGCCGTGCTGCTGCTTTTTGCAGTATCAGGGGGAGTAACAGCACGAACCGCGGCTGATGATCTGGTGCATGACGGCATTGCCTCGTTTCGGGATTCCCGGTTTGAGATAGCAGCAGATTTTTTCCGTCAGGTAACCGAGAGTGATGAGTTCAGTTCGCGTCACCCCGAGGGGTATTTCTGGCTTGCCAAAACCTATATGGCCCTGGGCTCGCTTGACAGCGCAGCCAGCCATCTCGAGTACTATATCCACAGCTTCCCGCGGCATCCGATGCAGGCCGAGGCGCATTATCAGCGTGGTCGTCTGTTCTACCTGCAGGCCGAGTACCAGCAGGCAGTCCAGGCATTCGAGGATTTCCTGTCAGATTATCCCGACTCTGACTTCGCCGCCAATGCGGTCTACTGGACCGGTGAGGCCCTGTTTTCCCTCGGCCGATTCGATGAGGCCCGCGATATGTTCGCGATTGTGGTTACCGAGTACCCCACAAGCTTTCGGCTTGAAGCCGCACGGTACCGGCTGTCTATTCTTGATCTGCAGGATCGGGAAGAAACCCTGCTGGAGCTGTTACGAATCTCGCATCAGGAGCTGCTGTATACCATTCAGGATCATCAACGCCGCGAACGCGAGTTTGCGGAAACCCTCAGGGAGTATCGCATGCGGCTGCAGAGCGGCGCGCCGGAGGATATCCGTGCGGAGATGGTGAACTATCAGCAAACTGTCGAGGAGCTTGAACGGGAAAACCGTGAGCTGCGTCGCACCATCGATCAGCTTCAGGACGCACGGCAGGAGCAATGA
- the rpe gene encoding ribulose-phosphate 3-epimerase: MGVSTLRIAPSILSADFTAIASAIDRIEQSGADWIHLDVMDGHFVPNLTFGPKMVADIRKLTTLPLDVHLMVQNPDISIPWYIESGADHITFHSEACVHAHRAVQQIQAARVRAGISIVPSTPVAAIEPLLDCVDIVLVMSVNPGFGGQQFIPSTLQKVSQLARARDNAGARYDIVIDGGVNQGTGQQLAAAGADVLVSGSAFFQAPEPARFVQALKNPGAAV; the protein is encoded by the coding sequence ATGGGAGTATCCACATTACGCATTGCACCGTCAATACTTTCGGCCGATTTTACTGCTATCGCGAGCGCGATTGATCGTATCGAACAATCAGGAGCCGACTGGATCCATCTTGATGTTATGGATGGTCATTTTGTTCCCAATCTTACCTTTGGTCCCAAAATGGTTGCCGATATTCGCAAGCTCACCACGCTGCCTCTGGATGTCCATTTGATGGTTCAAAACCCGGACATATCGATTCCATGGTATATTGAAAGCGGCGCCGACCATATTACCTTTCATAGTGAGGCGTGTGTACACGCTCACCGGGCTGTTCAGCAGATTCAGGCAGCCAGGGTTCGAGCCGGCATCAGTATTGTGCCGTCCACACCGGTAGCTGCGATAGAGCCGCTGCTGGATTGTGTTGATATTGTACTGGTGATGAGTGTCAATCCTGGCTTCGGCGGGCAGCAGTTTATTCCGTCAACGCTGCAAAAGGTGAGTCAGCTTGCCAGGGCTCGCGACAATGCTGGCGCTCGATATGATATAGTCATAGACGGCGGGGTGAATCAGGGAACGGGGCAGCAGCTGGCCGCCGCCGGTGCCGATGTCCTGGTGAGCGGCTCTGCGTTTTTTCAGGCCCCAGAACCTGCCAGGTTCGTGCAGGCGTTGAAAAATCCTGGTGCAGCGGTTTAG
- a CDS encoding tetratricopeptide repeat protein — protein sequence MPNDDQVEVLLSQAYDALHSQKIETAISILEEALSVDYEHKEVLAALKLTNFWKDRFAALETIADPFESGEFLLDQWGLFLPFAERIGSIPERCIYSIRFCVFGAALGFYIPLFESSGKRDPDICRKIGRCHKGQGNYEKAVELYEVAVGLKADDPGILAELADAYALVNESAYAKVMFREAFFIDAQSVRLDNLESEMIQRLAAAVRKDGHHGRSVAEWVPVYGVLYGVFSVKRELRSIEYGKLKQSVYGLERELAHNSSEAEILVPRLLNRYFWLVDHLNRSKDDRGKMEEVLLKIQQLDKAVYAKFIE from the coding sequence GTGCCGAATGATGATCAGGTTGAGGTGCTGCTTTCCCAAGCTTACGATGCATTGCACAGCCAGAAAATAGAAACAGCCATCTCGATTTTGGAGGAAGCCCTCTCGGTTGATTATGAGCACAAAGAGGTTCTGGCTGCACTCAAACTAACCAATTTCTGGAAGGATCGGTTCGCTGCACTGGAAACGATTGCCGACCCATTTGAATCCGGAGAGTTCCTGCTGGATCAATGGGGCCTGTTTCTCCCGTTTGCCGAGCGTATCGGCAGCATTCCGGAGCGGTGTATCTACTCCATCCGATTCTGCGTATTCGGTGCCGCACTGGGGTTTTATATTCCATTGTTCGAAAGCAGTGGAAAACGGGATCCTGATATCTGTCGCAAGATCGGTCGCTGTCACAAGGGACAGGGCAACTATGAGAAGGCGGTCGAGCTGTACGAGGTAGCCGTCGGGCTGAAAGCCGATGATCCCGGCATCCTCGCCGAGCTTGCCGATGCGTACGCCCTGGTAAACGAATCAGCCTACGCAAAGGTCATGTTTCGCGAGGCCTTCTTTATCGATGCCCAGAGCGTACGGCTGGACAACCTTGAGTCAGAGATGATACAGCGTCTGGCCGCTGCGGTACGCAAGGACGGTCATCATGGGCGGTCGGTTGCGGAATGGGTCCCGGTATACGGGGTGCTGTACGGGGTGTTCTCGGTAAAACGGGAGCTGCGCTCGATTGAGTACGGCAAGCTCAAGCAGTCGGTATACGGGCTGGAGCGGGAACTTGCCCATAACAGCAGCGAAGCAGAAATTCTGGTTCCCAGGCTGTTGAACCGGTATTTCTGGCTGGTAGATCACCTGAATCGGTCCAAAGACGACCGCGGTAAAATGGAAGAGGTGCTGCTGAAGATCCAGCAGCTTGATAAAGCAGTATATGCAAAGTTTATAGAATAA
- the greA gene encoding transcription elongation factor GreA, translated as MAESTVGTIGELLKEETWTRAALNNYTVGNLKELDELVERIEQNDKQDEILELCDEHLQHTKNSIIALYLSGIIQLSRQSMNDGNLIMLVNLFSDNHKWKIVEYLCNRILDFGENKYALRTLVDCYSHENQTGDLYSVYERLIKVDFEEADIVRQLAIHYEDSGDVEEAVSYYKKALHRYINKKLFSNVKEVWHKLVKFCPEEIEFFNHAEKKIAKSLSDERAVQLLEDYYPSFISKQDWNMAIDILKRILTYDPQHPQARKEIVECYRKKYADHSHLEEYIKLSNLNASWRNIHEAISDFEKHISFDAGNFVHHRTWGVGRIREIDDDEITIDFARKRRHKMSLKMAVNALQIMPRDHIAVLRSAVRKEKLKEKVKKNPVWALKTVIRSLNNAADMKMIKAELVPQVLTPGEWTSWSTKARELLKTDESFGNLQDKLDFYMVRENPITLDEKIYNRFKAENSFFDRVKTLFEFQKYTERDESFGMDSDYFREMFEYFVAYLRNPMHCNEFVVASNLVVRRIVQRYAFLNPGLDLDFIDLFNQIENVEDVFQKIDDSDLRRDFLVLLRKNDKQWPQWYVRLFPYHVSKDIIHELDKNQHFDQLKEIFFNIFDNYRDKREAYIWLVRNCADDEWFKQIDITYEKLLINMIHLLDITFRDIDNRKDAAGNRRINKQIQTYLFKENRLLDYLMQAEEESVIRIYTLIEDVKDLDPAVRLELRHNIQTKFPDLQFYGEQEKEVFSRGGFMVLPQSFEDKQRRLQHIHEVEVPQNSKEIATAREYGDLKENAEYKAAKERQDMLNNTVARLKEDLERATIVAPKEFDDSVVGFGTRVTLENIDSKEVESYTVLGPWESDPDNKIISYLSPLGSELCSHKAGDELRFEINERSYAYKVKKVEKAEV; from the coding sequence ATGGCAGAATCAACAGTGGGAACCATCGGCGAGCTTCTTAAAGAAGAGACGTGGACGCGTGCCGCCCTGAATAATTACACCGTAGGCAACTTGAAGGAGCTTGATGAACTTGTCGAGCGCATAGAGCAGAATGACAAACAGGATGAGATCCTCGAGTTGTGCGATGAACACCTCCAGCATACCAAGAACAGCATCATTGCGCTGTATCTATCAGGAATCATTCAGCTGTCGCGTCAGTCTATGAACGACGGCAACCTGATAATGCTGGTTAACCTGTTCTCGGACAATCATAAGTGGAAGATTGTTGAGTATCTCTGTAATCGTATTCTTGACTTTGGCGAGAACAAGTACGCGCTGCGTACCCTGGTAGACTGCTACAGCCACGAAAACCAGACCGGTGATCTGTACTCGGTATACGAGCGCCTGATCAAGGTTGATTTTGAGGAGGCGGATATTGTCCGCCAGCTGGCAATCCATTACGAGGATAGCGGTGATGTAGAGGAAGCGGTCAGTTACTACAAAAAGGCACTGCACCGTTATATCAATAAAAAACTCTTCTCTAACGTGAAGGAAGTCTGGCACAAGCTGGTCAAGTTCTGCCCGGAAGAGATCGAGTTCTTCAATCACGCCGAAAAAAAGATTGCCAAATCCCTGAGCGATGAACGGGCTGTACAGCTGCTGGAGGACTACTACCCCAGTTTTATCAGCAAGCAGGACTGGAACATGGCGATCGACATCCTCAAGCGTATCCTGACCTACGATCCCCAGCATCCGCAGGCGCGCAAGGAGATCGTTGAGTGCTACCGCAAGAAGTACGCCGATCACAGCCATCTTGAGGAATATATCAAGCTCAGTAACCTCAATGCCAGCTGGCGTAACATCCACGAGGCTATCTCGGATTTCGAGAAGCATATCTCGTTTGATGCCGGTAACTTCGTACACCATCGAACCTGGGGCGTTGGACGGATCAGAGAGATCGATGATGACGAGATCACCATCGACTTTGCCCGGAAGCGACGCCACAAGATGAGTCTGAAAATGGCGGTGAATGCCCTGCAAATCATGCCGCGTGACCATATCGCCGTGCTGCGCAGTGCCGTTCGCAAGGAGAAACTCAAAGAAAAGGTAAAAAAGAATCCGGTCTGGGCACTGAAAACTGTTATCCGCAGTCTGAACAACGCCGCCGACATGAAAATGATCAAGGCTGAGCTGGTACCGCAGGTGCTTACCCCGGGTGAATGGACCTCCTGGAGCACCAAGGCTCGCGAACTGCTGAAAACTGACGAGTCATTCGGGAATCTTCAGGACAAGCTGGATTTCTACATGGTCCGAGAAAATCCTATCACGCTTGATGAAAAGATCTACAATCGCTTCAAGGCAGAGAACAGCTTCTTCGACCGGGTAAAAACCCTGTTCGAGTTCCAGAAGTATACAGAACGTGATGAAAGCTTCGGGATGGACAGCGATTACTTCAGGGAAATGTTTGAGTATTTCGTTGCCTATCTGCGCAATCCGATGCACTGCAATGAGTTTGTTGTAGCATCCAATCTGGTTGTACGCCGGATTGTACAGCGCTACGCCTTTCTGAATCCGGGACTGGATCTTGATTTTATTGATCTGTTTAACCAGATAGAGAACGTAGAAGATGTGTTTCAGAAGATTGACGACAGTGACCTGCGTCGTGATTTCCTGGTGCTGCTGCGCAAGAATGACAAGCAATGGCCGCAATGGTATGTACGGCTGTTTCCCTATCATGTTTCCAAGGACATCATCCACGAACTGGACAAGAATCAGCATTTCGATCAGTTAAAGGAGATATTCTTTAACATCTTTGACAACTATCGCGACAAGCGCGAGGCTTATATCTGGCTGGTTCGCAACTGCGCTGATGATGAATGGTTCAAGCAGATTGATATCACCTACGAAAAACTGCTTATCAATATGATTCACCTGCTGGACATTACCTTCCGCGATATCGACAACCGCAAGGATGCAGCCGGAAACCGCAGGATCAACAAACAGATTCAAACCTACCTGTTCAAGGAAAATCGCCTGCTGGACTACCTGATGCAGGCTGAGGAAGAATCAGTAATCAGGATCTACACCCTGATCGAGGACGTAAAGGATCTTGATCCAGCCGTTCGTCTTGAGTTGCGCCACAACATCCAGACCAAGTTTCCTGATCTGCAGTTTTACGGGGAACAGGAAAAAGAGGTCTTCAGCCGTGGCGGTTTTATGGTTCTGCCGCAGTCGTTCGAGGACAAACAGCGTCGACTGCAGCATATCCACGAGGTCGAGGTGCCGCAGAACTCCAAGGAAATTGCCACCGCGCGGGAATACGGTGACCTTAAGGAGAATGCCGAGTACAAAGCCGCCAAGGAGCGGCAGGATATGCTGAATAACACCGTAGCTCGTCTGAAAGAGGATCTTGAACGGGCCACCATCGTTGCCCCCAAGGAGTTTGATGACTCGGTTGTCGGCTTTGGTACCCGGGTAACCCTCGAGAATATCGACAGCAAAGAGGTTGAAAGCTACACGGTGCTGGGGCCATGGGAATCCGACCCCGATAACAAGATCATATCCTATCTCTCCCCGCTTGGCAGCGAACTGTGCAGCCACAAGGCCGGAGACGAGTTGCGATTCGAGATCAACGAGCGTTCATATGCCTATAAGGTTAAAAAGGTAGAAAAGGCCGAGGTATAA